The following coding sequences are from one Nitrospirota bacterium window:
- a CDS encoding DUF2726 domain-containing protein, translated as MLLLGLVLLLRTRISRRQADRGDGQPKDITSPIPPGLTLTPQPLLSEAEAAFYNLLRLAVQDQFLVFAQVPVWCLVDIHTQDRQARGAFLSQVALKRVDFALVHPGSLSVVKVIELRDAAPPSPQRQTRDRLLNAVCEHAGIELIRLDGRETYTVPGLAARLGLEPEE; from the coding sequence ATGCTGCTTCTGGGACTGGTCCTGCTGCTCCGGACCAGGATCAGCCGCCGGCAGGCGGACAGGGGAGACGGCCAACCGAAAGACATCACCTCGCCCATTCCGCCCGGGCTCACCCTCACCCCGCAACCGCTGCTCTCGGAGGCTGAAGCCGCCTTCTACAACCTCTTACGGCTGGCCGTGCAGGACCAGTTTCTCGTCTTTGCCCAGGTGCCGGTCTGGTGCCTGGTTGACATTCATACGCAAGACCGCCAGGCGCGTGGCGCCTTCCTGAGTCAGGTGGCGCTCAAACGCGTGGACTTCGCCCTAGTGCATCCGGGGAGTCTGTCGGTCGTCAAGGTCATCGAGCTGCGTGACGCAGCCCCGCCTTCGCCGCAACGGCAGACGCGGGATCGGCTGCTGAATGCCGTCTGCGAACACGCCGGCATCGAATTGATCAGGCTGGACGGCCGGGAGACCTACACGGTGCCCGGGCTGGCCGCTCGCCTGGGGCTTGAGCCGGAGGAGTAG
- a CDS encoding trypsin-like serine protease, with translation MNARAILLCAVVLVGWPWGNADADTLRQMFKAVDGAVIVIQTNRKETVGGPEQKPTTLAGMGSGVLISADGKVMTAAHLVQTADEVTAHFQTGEVVKAKVVTSEPSADVALLQLERVPPHTEVARLGNSDEAQVGDQVFVVGAPLGLGHTLTVGHISARHKPKTMYGGLAQAEFFQTDAAINQGNSGGPMFNMAGEVIGIVSHIISKSGGFEGLGFVVTSSVARRVLLEKNPYWSGVEGFLLSGDLAKVFNLPQPAGLLVQRIAARSPAAEIGLRPGSMQAVIEGQSILVGGDIVLEVQGVPIVGDGSSTTVIRDRLANLKSGDVTKVTVLREGEKKELTRKVP, from the coding sequence GTGTGCAGTGGTCCTGGTCGGCTGGCCCTGGGGGAACGCCGACGCCGACACGCTCCGCCAGATGTTCAAGGCAGTGGACGGCGCGGTCATCGTGATCCAGACCAATCGCAAGGAGACCGTGGGCGGGCCCGAGCAGAAACCCACCACCCTCGCGGGGATGGGCTCGGGGGTGCTGATCTCCGCGGACGGCAAGGTCATGACGGCGGCCCATCTGGTCCAGACGGCCGACGAGGTTACGGCGCATTTCCAAACCGGCGAGGTGGTCAAAGCCAAGGTCGTGACCTCCGAACCCTCCGCCGACGTGGCCCTCCTCCAGTTGGAGCGGGTCCCGCCGCACACCGAGGTGGCCAGGCTCGGGAACTCCGACGAGGCTCAAGTCGGCGACCAGGTCTTCGTCGTGGGCGCGCCGTTGGGGCTGGGGCATACGCTGACGGTGGGCCATATCAGCGCCCGGCACAAACCCAAAACTATGTATGGCGGCCTGGCCCAGGCGGAGTTTTTTCAGACCGATGCCGCGATCAATCAGGGCAACTCTGGCGGGCCCATGTTCAACATGGCGGGCGAGGTCATCGGCATCGTCAGCCACATCATCTCCAAGTCGGGCGGCTTCGAGGGGCTGGGGTTCGTCGTGACCTCGTCGGTGGCGCGGCGCGTCTTGCTGGAGAAGAATCCTTATTGGAGCGGGGTCGAGGGCTTCCTGCTCTCCGGCGACCTCGCGAAGGTGTTCAACCTCCCGCAGCCGGCCGGGCTCCTGGTCCAGCGGATTGCGGCCCGGTCGCCCGCCGCGGAAATCGGGTTGCGTCCCGGTTCGATGCAGGCGGTGATCGAGGGGCAGTCCATCCTCGTCGGCGGCGACATTGTGCTGGAGGTGCAGGGGGTTCCGATCGTGGGCGACGGCTCCAGCACTACGGTGATCCGGGACCGCCTGGCGAATCTGAAGTCGGGCGACGTCACGAAAGTCACGGTGCTGCGGGAGGGAGAGAAAAAAGAATTGACGAGAAAAGTCCCCTAA